A region from the Malus domestica chromosome 07, GDT2T_hap1 genome encodes:
- the LOC103438729 gene encoding limonoid 7-O-acetyltransferse-like, whose product MIKPSSPTPNHHKNLKLSLLDQAFPPSFYANTIFFYSSDSNSNHGHNYGGDVTSQQLAWERSDRLQKSLSKTLVAFYPFAGQLKDQVSVECNDEGAYFVEARSNCSLLEILSKPEHKLLPHFIPAFNADEQLGSAVLLVQFTVFNCGGITLGVSHSHKIADASSTCTFFQRWAASTLELESVNNHDRISAVNNHDQISAVLPEFVGSSLLPPSDMPFSSSYVMNMAPENLTTRRFVFSAPKIAILSDKISRLLQQCGINITPTKVEVVSAVLFKCANAARRSSNPSATFKQAVDLRRRISPPLPENAIGNLVWSFQLLVENKDIKLHELVAEMRRGSAEFCNEKANRLKGEEGVSLVFEGNREEFEFGKMGIPMYCFASIWRHPMDEMDFGWGKPIWFTFHMCYKNTIMLLAGTRNDQDIEALVTLEEQEMTRFQRDEMLLAVAAVNPSVVVSHCRM is encoded by the coding sequence ATGATCAAACCATCCTCTCCAACTCCTAACCACCACAAAAACTTGAAGCTCTCTCTTTTGGACCAAGCATTTCCTCCATCCTTCTATGCAAATACCATTTTCTTCTACTCTTCAGACAGCAACAGCAACCATGGCCATAACTACGGCGGCGACGTCACCTCCCAGCAGCTTGCATGGGAAAGGTCTGACCGATTACAGAAGTCGCTGTCCAAAACCTTGGTTGCTTTCTATCCATTCGCCGGGCAGCTCAAAGACCAAGTCTCCGTTGAGTGTAACGATGAAGGAGCTTATTTTGTAGAAGCCCGAAGTAACTGCAGCCTCCTGGAAATTCTTTCCAAACCCGAACACAAGTTACTTCCCCACTTTATTCCTGCATTCAATGCCGATGAGCAGTTGGGCAGTGCTGTTCTGCTTGTTCAATTCACGGTCTTTAACTGTGGAGGAATTACTCTTGGTGTCTCCCATTCACACAAGATCGCCGACGCATCATCTACATGCACTTTTTTCCAAAGATGGGCAGCCAGTACCCTCGAGTTGGAGTCCGTTAACAACCATGATCGAATCTCTGCAGTTAACAACCATGATCAAATCTCTGCAGTGCTTCCGGAGTTCGTTGGATCATCATTGCTGCCACCTTCGGATATGCCCTTCTCATCCAGCTATGTCATGAACATGGCGCCAGAAAATTTGACCACAAGAAGGTTTGTGTTTAGTGCTCCAAAGATAGCCATCCTCAGTGACAAAATTAGTAGACTTCTTCAACAGTGTGGAATTAATATAACCCCCACAAAAGTGGAAGTTGTATCTGCAGTTTTGTTCAAATGTGCTAATGCTGCGAGGAGATCATCAAATCCTTCGGCAACATTTAAGCAGGCAGTGGACTTACGTCGAAGAATATCTCCTCCGCTGCCGGAGAACGCTATAGGGAATCTGGTCTGGTCGTTTCAACTGTTGGTCGAAAATAAAGACATCAAGTTGCATGAACTGGTTGCTGAGATGAGGAGAGGCTCTGCAGAGTTTTGTAACGAAAAGGCAAATAGGTTGAAGGGTGAAGAGGGTGTGTCTTTGGTTTTTGAGGGCAACAGAgaggagtttgaatttggtaagATGGGAATCCCGATGTATTGTTTTGCAAGCATATGGAGACATCCGATGGATGAAATGGATTTCGGGTGGGGGAAGCCCATTTGGTTCACTTTTCATATGTGCTACAAGAACACTATAATGTTGTTGGCCGGTACTCGAAATGATCAAgatattgaagctttggtgaCCTTGGAAGAACAAGAGATGACTAGATTTCAACGCGACGAGATGCTTCTTGCAGTTGCTGCCGTGAATCCAAGCGTAGTTGTCAGTCACTGCCGCATGTGA
- the LOC103438617 gene encoding nudix hydrolase 16, mitochondrial: MCDIVARTGRHQQRYEAGCRLVAGCIPFRYKSSDETDDANSEKIIEVLMINSPSGPGLLFPKGGWENDETVEQAAVREAVEEAGVRGELMDFLGYYYFKSKTHQDEFSPEGVCRASMFALFVKEELESWPEQSTRDRTWLTVAEAIVSCRHEWMRDALEGGFSKWHAEKKIGTGEEDVTLTC; this comes from the exons ATGTGTGATATAGTGGCCCGTACGGGTCGGCATCAGCAACGCTACGAGGCCGGATGTCGCCTTGTTGCCGG GTGTATTCCGTTTAGATACAAAAGCTCTGATGAGACTGATGATGCCAATTCTGAGAAGATCATTGAGGTGCTTATGATTAACTCACCTAGTGGACCTGGTCTTTTGTTTCCAAAG GGAGGCTGGGAGAATGATGAAACTGTTGAGCAGGCTGCCGTAAGGGAAGCTGTTGAAGAAGCTGGAGTTCGGGGAGAGCTAATG GATTTCCTGGggtattattattttaagaGCAAAACACACCAGGACGAGTTCAGTCCGGAAGGTGTATGTAGAGCTTCTATGTTTGCTTTGTTTGTGAAAGAGGAGCTTGAGTCATGGCCTGAACAGAGCACCCGAGACAGAACATGGCTGACTGTAGCAGAGGCTATCGTGAGTTGCCGGCATGAATGGATGAGGGATGCCCTGGAGGGAGGCTTCTCAAAGTGGCATGCAGAAAAGAAGATAGGTACAGGGGAGGAGGATGTAACATTGACTTGCTAG